A portion of the Fusobacterium nucleatum genome contains these proteins:
- the def gene encoding peptide deformylase produces the protein MVYKIKKYGEDVLKQIAKEVELSEINDEFRQFLDDMVETMYETDGVGLAAPQIGVSKRIFVCDDGNGVLRKVINPIIVPLTEETQEFEEGCLSVPGIYKKVERPKRVLLKYLNEYGKEVEEIAENFLAVVVQHENDHLDGILFIEKISPMAKRLIAKKLANIKKETKRIKEENE, from the coding sequence ATGGTTTATAAAATAAAAAAATATGGAGAAGATGTATTAAAACAGATTGCAAAAGAAGTAGAATTAAGTGAAATAAATGATGAATTTAGACAGTTTTTAGATGATATGGTTGAAACTATGTATGAAACTGATGGTGTAGGACTTGCTGCACCACAAATAGGAGTAAGCAAAAGAATTTTTGTATGTGATGATGGTAATGGTGTACTAAGAAAAGTTATAAATCCTATAATTGTTCCATTGACAGAGGAAACTCAAGAATTTGAAGAAGGCTGTTTAAGTGTTCCAGGTATCTATAAAAAAGTAGAAAGACCTAAAAGAGTTTTATTAAAATATTTAAATGAATACGGCAAAGAAGTAGAAGAAATTGCAGAAAATTTTTTAGCAGTTGTTGTACAACATGAAAATGACCATTTAGATGGAATTTTATTTATTGAAAAGATTTCTCCTATGGCAAAAAGACTTATAGCAAAAAAATTAGCAAATATAAAAAAAGAAACTAAAAGGATAAAAGAAGAAAATGAATAA
- a CDS encoding septum formation initiator family protein — MNKKLLWLIVIIILLLSSFNVVPQIKHSLSKKKSTKEEIIAVNKKIEEIKEDIEKYDKKITSLDDEFEKERVARNMFQMVKENEIIYKYVEKKNKKIEKTEEEK; from the coding sequence ATGAATAAAAAATTATTATGGCTTATAGTAATAATTATTTTACTACTATCAAGTTTCAATGTTGTACCTCAGATAAAGCATAGTCTTTCTAAAAAAAAGAGTACTAAGGAAGAGATTATTGCTGTTAATAAAAAAATTGAAGAAATAAAAGAAGATATAGAAAAATATGATAAAAAAATTACTTCCTTAGATGATGAATTTGAAAAAGAAAGAGTGGCTAGAAATATGTTTCAAATGGTAAAAGAAAATGAAATAATATATAAGTATGTGGAAAAAAAGAATAAAAAAATAGAAAAGACTGAGGAGGAAAAATGA
- the glpX gene encoding class II fructose-bisphosphatase — MKRELALEFARVTEAAALAAHKWVGRGKKESADQAGVDAMRTMLNRLAIDGEIVIGEGEIDEAPMLYIGEKVGQIYNEEEKDSVTYVDPVDIAVDPVEGTRMTAQGQPNAITVLAVGKKGSFLKAPDMYMEKLIVGPEAKGKIDLSKPLEDNIHAVAKALKKELKDLMIVILDKPRHKELIKDLQAMGVKVYALPDGDVAGSILTCMIDSDVDMLYGIGGAPEGVISAAVIRALGGDMQARLKLRSEVKGASLENDKISKFEKLRCEEQGLKVGEILKLEDLAKDDEIIFSATGITGGDLLEGVKRKGNIARTQTLVVRGLSKTVRYINSIHNLDFKDEKITHLVK, encoded by the coding sequence ATGAAAAGAGAACTAGCTTTGGAATTTGCAAGGGTTACAGAAGCAGCAGCACTTGCTGCACATAAGTGGGTTGGTAGAGGAAAAAAAGAATCAGCTGACCAAGCTGGTGTAGATGCTATGAGAACTATGCTTAATAGACTTGCAATTGATGGAGAAATAGTAATAGGGGAAGGAGAAATTGACGAAGCTCCTATGTTATATATAGGAGAAAAAGTTGGGCAAATATATAATGAAGAAGAAAAAGATTCAGTTACTTATGTTGATCCTGTTGATATTGCTGTTGACCCTGTTGAAGGAACTAGAATGACTGCTCAAGGACAGCCAAATGCTATAACTGTTTTAGCTGTTGGTAAAAAAGGAAGTTTCTTAAAAGCTCCTGATATGTATATGGAAAAATTAATTGTTGGACCAGAAGCAAAAGGAAAAATAGATTTATCAAAACCTCTTGAAGATAATATTCATGCTGTTGCAAAAGCATTAAAAAAAGAATTAAAAGATTTAATGATTGTTATTTTAGATAAACCAAGACATAAAGAATTAATAAAAGATTTACAAGCTATGGGTGTAAAAGTTTATGCTCTACCCGATGGAGATGTTGCAGGTTCAATACTTACTTGTATGATAGATTCAGATGTAGACATGCTTTATGGTATTGGTGGAGCTCCAGAAGGAGTTATTTCTGCTGCTGTTATAAGAGCATTAGGTGGAGATATGCAAGCAAGATTAAAACTTAGAAGTGAAGTTAAAGGTGCTTCTCTTGAAAATGATAAAATATCTAAATTTGAAAAATTAAGATGTGAAGAACAAGGATTAAAAGTTGGAGAAATCCTAAAACTTGAAGACTTAGCAAAAGATGATGAAATAATTTTCTCTGCTACTGGTATCACAGGTGGAGATTTGTTGGAAGGTGTAAAAAGAAAAGGAAATATTGCTAGGACTCAAACTCTTGTTGTAAGAGGTTTATCAAAAACAGTTAGATATATAAATTCTATACATAATTTAGATTTTAAAGATGAAAAAATCACTCACTTGGTAAAATAA
- a CDS encoding DEAD/DEAH box helicase, with translation MKIDLLDIETQYINNRNLNYAKKHYIELEDGIVRLEITYIDKIDSTFIEMESIIAGYENETSLTINDEGNYECSSCSCGFHNSMEPCGHVWLLAKYVIDNNLEAPYEYEKDEDREETVEKYFEKRSRLIQETIDREWFKEILKKDIIDKLSKIETSSLNLVPSIEFDELNSSRNFPKIKFKIGKDKLYTIRDIYSQIIDAIKNKEFKNFGKELKVSMHYDAFTDFSKKQLDFILKHPNNIIQFKKNMINLDENNMDDFYNTYFDSPSTEIIFQEEDFKTELVIEKNDKDYEIYLKNKFYNPKEKKKEKVQDKSDWRSYRFNYELPFTTKNFIVTKNKIYKYDKKSKIFLYMNINEYEMKLFNKLARESLILSEDKFFEIFSFFQDKLEHFNISEEYLDLIKNYSNKKAKIYLDINSEGYLIFKIEYKNHFINMNLIQIVEIFKILNPDIINNLKNYINSHQKIYEINETMIIVKKSEIDKFIEDIIPLLHTYADIYLSQSIKNFNKTRKINYSVGVKVTSNFLELDFSSTDLDKGEIIDVLNQYRAKKKYYRLKKGEIILMDQEQLEFLDDFIKDFNIKDSDLKKGNIKIPNFRAYQLNVLQNKYMDIEKNQDFNKLFEQKVIEIPSKYKKILREYQIVGVEWMLKLRAMNLGGILADDMGLGKTLQVITYLESVKRERACLIVTPASLILNWENEFNKFNSSVLTLSIYGDRKNREVLLSNLKNEVVITSYDYLKRDMDLYENIDFDTIILDEAQYIKNHKTKVAQAVKKINSKFKLALTGTPLENSLAEIWSIFDFLMNGYLFNYDYFYKNYEKAIVLQTEKRVTERLKNMVEPFILRRLKKDVLKELPEKIEETYYVDMNQEEKKLYQANLIKINETLAQNIDVNTNKIEVLAMLTKLRQICIDPRLLYEDVSSSSSKINACIELIEKSIENNQKILLFSSFTTVLDLVAQECDNLSIPYFMLTGETNKVKRKEMVENFQNEAVPLFLISLKAGGTGLNLTKASVVIHLDPWWNISAQNQATDRAHRIGQEDTVQVFNLITKNTIEEKILNLQSKKKELSDIFVENSKGSFSSLTKEQLLDLFKLE, from the coding sequence ATGAAAATTGATTTATTAGATATAGAAACTCAATATATAAATAATAGAAATTTAAACTATGCAAAAAAACATTATATAGAATTAGAAGATGGAATTGTAAGATTAGAAATAACTTATATTGATAAAATAGATTCTACATTTATAGAAATGGAGAGTATAATTGCTGGTTATGAAAATGAAACCTCTCTAACTATAAATGATGAAGGAAATTATGAGTGTAGCTCTTGCTCTTGTGGTTTTCATAATTCTATGGAACCCTGTGGACATGTGTGGCTATTGGCAAAATATGTTATAGATAACAATTTAGAAGCTCCTTATGAATATGAAAAAGATGAAGATAGAGAAGAAACTGTTGAAAAATATTTTGAAAAAAGAAGTAGATTAATTCAAGAAACTATTGATAGAGAATGGTTTAAAGAAATTTTAAAAAAAGATATAATAGATAAACTTAGTAAAATAGAAACTTCTTCTCTAAATTTAGTACCTAGTATAGAATTTGATGAACTTAATAGTAGTAGAAATTTCCCTAAAATAAAATTTAAAATAGGAAAAGATAAATTATATACAATAAGAGATATTTATTCTCAAATTATAGATGCTATTAAAAATAAAGAATTTAAAAATTTTGGAAAAGAATTAAAAGTTAGTATGCATTATGATGCTTTTACTGATTTTTCAAAAAAACAATTAGATTTTATATTAAAACATCCTAATAATATAATTCAATTCAAAAAGAATATGATAAACTTAGATGAAAATAATATGGATGATTTTTATAACACTTATTTTGATAGTCCTTCTACTGAAATTATATTTCAAGAAGAAGATTTTAAAACAGAATTAGTTATAGAGAAAAATGACAAAGACTACGAAATATATCTTAAAAATAAATTTTATAATCCAAAAGAAAAGAAAAAGGAAAAAGTCCAAGATAAATCAGATTGGCGTAGTTATAGATTTAATTACGAACTTCCATTTACAACAAAAAATTTTATTGTTACTAAAAATAAGATTTATAAGTATGATAAAAAAAGTAAAATTTTTCTATATATGAATATCAATGAATATGAAATGAAATTATTTAATAAATTAGCAAGAGAAAGTTTAATACTATCAGAAGATAAATTTTTTGAGATTTTTTCATTCTTTCAAGATAAGTTAGAACATTTTAATATTTCAGAAGAGTATTTAGATTTAATTAAGAATTATTCAAATAAGAAGGCTAAAATCTATTTAGATATCAATAGTGAAGGATACCTTATATTTAAGATAGAATATAAAAATCATTTTATAAATATGAATTTAATTCAAATTGTAGAAATATTTAAAATTTTAAATCCCGATATCATCAATAATTTAAAAAATTATATAAATTCTCATCAAAAAATATATGAAATAAATGAAACTATGATTATAGTTAAAAAATCAGAAATTGATAAATTTATAGAGGATATTATTCCATTGCTTCATACTTATGCTGATATATATTTAAGTCAGTCTATTAAAAACTTTAATAAAACTAGAAAGATTAATTATTCTGTTGGAGTTAAAGTTACTTCTAATTTTTTGGAGTTAGATTTTTCCTCAACTGATTTAGATAAAGGTGAAATTATTGATGTATTAAATCAATACAGAGCTAAAAAGAAGTATTATAGATTGAAAAAAGGTGAAATAATACTGATGGATCAAGAACAACTTGAATTTTTAGATGATTTTATAAAAGATTTTAATATAAAAGATAGTGATTTAAAAAAAGGAAATATAAAAATTCCAAATTTTAGAGCTTATCAGTTAAATGTTCTTCAAAATAAATATATGGATATAGAGAAAAATCAAGATTTTAATAAATTATTTGAGCAAAAAGTTATAGAAATTCCATCTAAATATAAAAAAATTTTAAGAGAGTATCAAATTGTTGGTGTTGAATGGATGTTAAAATTAAGAGCTATGAATTTAGGTGGTATTCTTGCAGATGATATGGGACTTGGGAAAACTTTACAAGTTATAACATATTTAGAAAGTGTTAAAAGAGAAAGAGCTTGTTTAATTGTAACACCAGCTTCTTTAATTCTAAACTGGGAAAATGAGTTTAATAAATTTAATTCATCAGTTTTAACATTATCAATTTACGGTGATAGAAAAAATAGAGAAGTGCTTCTTTCTAATTTAAAAAATGAAGTAGTAATAACTTCCTATGATTACTTAAAAAGAGATATGGACTTATATGAAAATATTGACTTTGATACTATTATACTTGATGAAGCACAGTACATTAAGAACCATAAAACAAAGGTAGCTCAAGCTGTGAAGAAAATAAATTCTAAATTTAAACTAGCACTTACAGGAACACCATTAGAAAATAGTTTGGCTGAAATATGGTCTATTTTTGATTTTCTAATGAATGGATATCTATTTAATTATGATTATTTTTATAAAAATTATGAAAAAGCTATTGTTTTACAGACTGAAAAGAGAGTTACAGAAAGATTAAAAAATATGGTTGAACCTTTTATATTGAGAAGATTAAAAAAAGATGTTCTTAAAGAATTACCAGAAAAAATTGAAGAAACATATTATGTTGATATGAATCAAGAAGAGAAAAAGCTATATCAGGCAAATCTTATAAAAATTAATGAAACTTTGGCTCAAAATATAGATGTCAATACTAATAAAATTGAAGTCTTAGCTATGCTAACAAAATTGAGACAAATTTGTATAGATCCAAGATTGCTATATGAAGATGTAAGCTCTTCTTCTTCAAAAATTAATGCTTGTATAGAACTGATAGAAAAAAGTATAGAAAATAATCAAAAAATATTATTATTTTCTTCATTCACAACTGTACTTGATTTAGTTGCACAGGAATGTGATAATTTATCAATTCCGTATTTTATGCTAACAGGAGAAACAAATAAAGTAAAAAGAAAAGAAATGGTTGAAAATTTTCAAAATGAAGCAGTACCTTTATTTTTAATTTCTTTAAAAGCAGGTGGAACTGGTTTAAATTTAACTAAGGCAAGTGTTGTTATTCATTTAGATCCTTGGTGGAATATATCTGCACAAAATCAAGCAACAGATAGAGCACATAGGATAGGGCAAGAAGATACTGTCCAAGTATTTAATCTAATTACAAAAAATACAATAGAAGAAAAAATACTAAATCTTCAGAGTAAAAAGAAAGAATTAAGTGATATTTTTGTAGAAAATTCTAAGGGAAGTTTTTCAAGTTTGACAAAAGAACAGTTGTTAGATTTGTTTAAGTTGGAATAA
- the murI gene encoding glutamate racemase produces the protein MAEKTQRIGIFDSGLGGTTVLKELINSLPNEDYIYYGDNGNFPYGSGKTKNELQKLTERILDFFVKNNCKLVIVACNTASTAAIDYLREKFSLPIIGIIEAGVKIASKNTKNKNIAVISTKFTAESHGYKNKAKMLDSELNVKEIACIEFAQMIETGWDTFDNRKELLNKYLSEIPKNADTLVLGCTHYPLIREDIEKNIKIKVVDPAVEIVERTIQTLTSLNLLNDKKERGRIIFFVTGETYHFKPTAEKFLGKEIEIYRIPK, from the coding sequence ATGGCAGAAAAAACTCAAAGAATAGGAATATTTGACTCTGGTTTAGGAGGAACAACTGTACTTAAAGAATTAATAAATTCACTTCCAAATGAAGATTACATATACTATGGAGATAATGGAAACTTCCCTTATGGTTCTGGAAAAACTAAAAATGAACTTCAAAAATTAACTGAAAGAATTTTAGATTTTTTTGTCAAAAATAATTGTAAATTAGTAATAGTAGCTTGCAATACAGCTTCTACTGCTGCTATTGATTATCTAAGAGAAAAATTCTCTTTACCTATAATTGGTATTATAGAAGCAGGAGTTAAAATAGCAAGTAAAAATACCAAAAATAAAAATATTGCTGTGATATCAACTAAATTTACAGCAGAATCTCATGGCTATAAAAATAAAGCTAAAATGCTTGATAGTGAGTTAAATGTTAAAGAAATTGCTTGTATTGAATTTGCTCAAATGATAGAGACAGGATGGGATACTTTTGATAACAGAAAGGAACTTCTAAATAAATACTTATCTGAAATTCCTAAAAATGCTGATACCTTAGTATTAGGTTGCACTCATTATCCACTTATAAGAGAAGATATTGAAAAAAATATAAAAATTAAAGTGGTTGATCCAGCTGTAGAAATAGTTGAAAGAACTATACAAACTTTGACTTCTCTTAATCTTTTGAATGATAAAAAAGAAAGAGGGAGAATAATATTTTTTGTAACAGGAGAAACATATCATTTTAAACCAACTGCTGAAAAGTTTTTAGGAAAAGAAATAGAAATTTATAGAATACCAAAATAA